From the Paraflavitalea soli genome, the window ATATTCGCTGTTTGCTCCATCACCACTTTCCAATCCTGCGGTGCATGCCGTTTGGCCAATTGTTCTGCAAATCCAGGTAGCTTCTGAAGAATAGTTTCAGGATTGAGCATTTGCACCTCTTTCGTGGCGCCTGCCTCATCCCAATGGAATTTGGTAGCAAGCGTGATCGTCTTTACAAACTTGCCCGGATAATGTCGGTTAATATACATACCTACATAGCCGCCCATGCTATAGCCAAACAAATGCAGTGTTTCCCCGGCAGGTACATAGGTTTCAATATAGGTCAGTACCTGCTGTGCAAACAGCTCAATAGACCATGGCTGATCAGGCAAAGCCTCCCCGCCATGACCCTTGAAGTTCAGCCGGTGAACGTAATAGTCATTGGCAAGACTTTCACCCAATGGCAGCAATTGGTCTTTAGCGCCGATGGCGCCATGTAGTAACAGTAAATGTTGCATGCTCTAAAGGTACAAAACGCCCGTGGGGAACAATGCGGGGGCAGAAGAATAGAAAAGGGTACGGATCAAACTATTATTTTATCAGATTCAGCGCGCTAAGCCAGCCCGGACGCTTGGCGGCCCAGCCACTCGTAAATGCTTCAGGCTTTAATCCGCCTTCCAGGTTTTTGAGCAGGCCTGTGGCGTTGGACAAGGTCTTTACCGTGTTGGCTGTTTTCAGCAGGCCGGCCACATCAAAGCCACTTTTGAACATATCGGGCTTAATAAAACCAGCCAGGGAAGAAATACTCTTACCCAACCCTCCTGCATCAGTAACCTTGGAGGCTGCGCTTAACCAATCGGTTTTTCCGCCACCCGCCCAGCTTCCCAGGAAAGAAGTAGGCTTCAGAGCACCCGCAAATTGGGTCAGCAGGCTGCCAATATTGGCTTTGCCCGTCTTGGGCAGCGTCAGCTGCGCTTCTGTGGTCAATGATCCCAGTGAGGTAATGAGCAAAAGAAAGAATAGGCTCTTTTTCATAAAAAATTGTTTTACCCGGACTCCTTTTATGCCGGGGTTGGTGTAACGATAATGAGTGATAAATGGTAATCCATATTAATGGATTGTCACTATCCAACCTAACTCTGTTTAAGCTTTGGGGTTATTGCGCAGCAAAAGATTCAGTGAAAGAGAGCAACCCTCCTTCCACCAGCCAGTCCAATTGATCGTGGAGCTACTATCATGTAAAAAAACGACAGTCGTTTTAGCCCTTTCCTCCACTTACCGCATCCTATCGCATCCTGTAAAGAAGTGCTACGAAGCCATTCGTTTTATCAGAATATTTGTTTTTCAATAACTGGTAGGTATGCGCAAATTGATGTTGGTGATGATAAGTCTGCTGTCGGTAGGGATTACAATGGCCCAAAATAGTCAACGCGGAAAGATTACCGTCAATATCCTTGGGGAGGGTCAACAGGGCCTCGAAAATGCTACTGTTGAGCTACTCAAAAGCAAGGACTCCACCCTGGTGAAGGCGGCTATTAGCGGCAAGGCGGGCCTGGCCGAGTTGGAAAATATTCCCCTGGGCAGTTATGTCCTCCGCATAACCATGATCAATTATGCCAGGCAGTTTTCAACGCCCGTATCCCTTACCGGGGAGCGGTCCGTGATCAGTTTACCTGCTATTACCTTGCTGCCGGCTACTGCTGCTCAGATGAAGGAGGTAACCATTACCGCCCGAAAACCATTTATTCAAAAACTCAGCGACCGTATCGTAGTCAATGTAGACAACAGCATTGTCAGTGTGGGCAGCTCGGCCCTGGATGTACTGGAGCGCTCACCCGGTGTATTGATCGATCCCAATGATGCCATCAGCCTCCGCGGCCGGGCAGGCGTGATCATCATGATCGATGGTAAGATCACCCCCATGTCAGGCACAGATCTCGTGAACATGCTGCGCAGCCTGCCTTCCAATAGTATTGAGCGCATTGATATCATCACCAACCCTTCCGCACGCTATGATGCAGCAGGAAACTCAGGTATTATTGATATCCGCATGAAAAAGGATCAGCGGGTTGGCGCCAATGGCACTTTTACAGCAGGTTACGGACAGGGCATCTATCCCAAGGCCAATACCGGCGCCACCTTCAATTACCGCAATAAGAAACTGAACTTCTTTGGTAGTTATAATTTCGGTTATCGCGAGATGTTTGGCAACCTGGTTTTGAAAAGAGAGTTCTTTAAGAATGGTGCTTACGAAGGCGCCTATGACCAGGATAATTTCAGTAAGGTGCAATTCAATAGCAATACCGCCAGGCTGGGCGCTGATTTTTTTCCGAATAAGAAATCGATCATAGGATTTGTGCTCAGCGGCACGCTCACCAATATCAACCGCAACAGCAATAACCAATCACTGGTCCTGAATAATGTGAAAGAACCCGAATCAAGGTTTATCACCAATAACAGAGAAAAGAACAAGCCCCGGAATATACTGGGCAATATCAATTATAAATATAGTTTCGACAGCACAGGCCGCGAACTTACCGCTGACCTCGACTATGGCGTATTCAACAGCAACGTGCTCTCGAGATTCATTACCGGCTTTTATACCTTGGACGGAATACCCAATAAGCCGGAATACAAATTGAATGGTGATCAAACTGGCAAGATCAACATTGCCACCGTGAAAGCTGATTATATCCATCCCCTTAATAAAAATACCAGCCTGGAAACCGGCTTTAAGAGCGCCTTCGTAGAAACAGACAACGATGTAGAGTTCTATGATGTAAGCAATGCCACGCCCCAATACGATTCTTCCAAAAGTAACCGGTTTAATTATAAGGAGAACAACAATGCCTTGTATGTAAACATGAATACTGAGTTTAAAAAGTTCTCCCTTATGGCCGGACTGCGGGCCGAGCAAACCAATATGGAAGGATACCAGGAAGTCAATGACATTCGTTTCGATTCCTCCTACCTGCAGCTATTTCCCAGCATATTCCTGAATTATAAACTGGGCGCAGAAAAAACAATAGGATTGTCAGTAAGCAGGCGTATAGATCGCCCCAATTATTCCGAGCTCAATCCTTTCCGTTTTTTCCTGGACCCCAGCACCTATAGCTCAGGCAACCCTTACCTGAAACCCCAGCTTACCTGGGCATACGAGCTCAGTTATACCATTAAGCAATTAAGTTTTACACTTGCGTATAGTCATACAAAGCAGAACAGCACTGTGGTTATCAGACCCAGTGAAACGGAAGAAAGAGTAACGGTGCAGATGCCGGTCAATCTCAACACCTACGATTATTATGGGATTACTGTCGCTGCACCGATCCGTTTTACCAAATGGTGGAACGCCATCAACAATGCCAATATTTATTACGGGCATTATAATGGCAACCTCGCCAGTACCACCCTG encodes:
- a CDS encoding alpha/beta fold hydrolase, which encodes MQHLLLLHGAIGAKDQLLPLGESLANDYYVHRLNFKGHGGEALPDQPWSIELFAQQVLTYIETYVPAGETLHLFGYSMGGYVGMYINRHYPGKFVKTITLATKFHWDEAGATKEVQMLNPETILQKLPGFAEQLAKRHAPQDWKVVMEQTANMLLAMGKDNPLKPDDYPQITTPCLLLLGDRDKMVTLDETVNVYKQLPAGQLGVLPGTAHALEQVDTRQLSHLIKKFLKM
- a CDS encoding outer membrane beta-barrel family protein yields the protein MRKLMLVMISLLSVGITMAQNSQRGKITVNILGEGQQGLENATVELLKSKDSTLVKAAISGKAGLAELENIPLGSYVLRITMINYARQFSTPVSLTGERSVISLPAITLLPATAAQMKEVTITARKPFIQKLSDRIVVNVDNSIVSVGSSALDVLERSPGVLIDPNDAISLRGRAGVIIMIDGKITPMSGTDLVNMLRSLPSNSIERIDIITNPSARYDAAGNSGIIDIRMKKDQRVGANGTFTAGYGQGIYPKANTGATFNYRNKKLNFFGSYNFGYREMFGNLVLKREFFKNGAYEGAYDQDNFSKVQFNSNTARLGADFFPNKKSIIGFVLSGTLTNINRNSNNQSLVLNNVKEPESRFITNNREKNKPRNILGNINYKYSFDSTGRELTADLDYGVFNSNVLSRFITGFYTLDGIPNKPEYKLNGDQTGKINIATVKADYIHPLNKNTSLETGFKSAFVETDNDVEFYDVSNATPQYDSSKSNRFNYKENNNALYVNMNTEFKKFSLMAGLRAEQTNMEGYQEVNDIRFDSSYLQLFPSIFLNYKLGAEKTIGLSVSRRIDRPNYSELNPFRFFLDPSTYSSGNPYLKPQLTWAYELSYTIKQLSFTLAYSHTKQNSTVVIRPSETEERVTVQMPVNLNTYDYYGITVAAPIRFTKWWNAINNANIYYGHYNGNLASTTLDNGAPAANISTNNTFIVPKGWTFELNANVNTGGQYGFMKLDPQWQLSAGVQKTIMNKKGTIRLNITDIFWTNVPAAVIEFSNYIEHWHSRRETRVANLSFTYRFGKNTVAAARRRNTASEEERRRAGN